In the Agromyces flavus genome, TTGCTCGGTCTCGGCTACACCGAGGAGGCCGCGGCCTTCGGGGTCTGGTTGATGGACCGGATCCACGAGAGCGTGCGCGACCGCTCGGGGAGATTGGACATCATGTACCGGGTCGACGGGTCGTCGGACCTCGTCGAGGAGAGCCTCGAGCACTGGGACGGCTACAAGGGATCGAGGCCCGTGCGCATCGGCAACGGCGCGGCAGACCAACTGCAGCTCGACATCTTCGGCGAAGCCATGGACTCGATCTTCCTCGCCGACTCGAACGGCCTCGAGGTCGCGAACGTGGCGTGGCGGAACATGGCCGCGATGCTCGACTGGGTCTGCGACAACTGGAACCAGCCCGAGGAGGGGATCTGGGAGACCCGGGGCGGACAGAAGCCGTTCACGTACGGGCGGGTCATGTGCTGGATCGCGCTCGACCGCGGCATCCGCCTGGCGCAGTCGCGTGGTCGACCGGCGCCGATCGCGCGATGGCAGGAACAGCGCGACGCGATCTACGAGCAGATCATGGCGAAGAGCTGGGATGCGGATCGCGGCGCGTTCGTGCAGTACGAGGGCACGGACGTGCTGGATGCGTCGCTGCTGCGCATGCCCCTGATGGGGCTCATCGCGCCGATGGACCCGATGTGGTTGTCGACGCTGCGCGCGATGGACGCGGAACTGGTCTCCGACAGCCTCGTGTACCGATACAACCCGAGTGCGTCGCCCGATGGACTGCGTGGCTCCGAAGGCACGTTCACGATGTGCTCGTTCTGGTACGTTGACGCGCTCGCGCGATCGGGACGCCTCGAGGAGGCCGAGCTGACCTTCGAGAAGATGCTGACCTATGCGAATCACCTCGGCCTCTACTCCGAGGAGATCGGCCTCACGGGCGAGCAGCTCGGGAACTTCCCCCAGGCGTTCAGCCATCTCGCGCTGATCAGCGCGGCGATGAACCTCGACGCCCAGCTCGACCACGGTCCGGGGCTCGTCAGCCCGGTCCTCGACCTGGCTCGCCGCGCCGCGAAGGAACGCGACGGCGGGCCGTCGTGGCGCCTGGGCGGCACCTCCGGCTGAGGCCCGACGTCGACGCGAAGAAGGAGCAGATCCGTGGCAGAGGACGCGAGGGCCGACGTGCTGGTGATATTCGGGATCACCGGCGACCTGGCGAGGGTGATGACGTTCAGGTCGCTGTACCGCATGGAAGCGCGAGGGCTGCTCGACTGCCCGATCCTCGGCGTCGCATTCGACGACTGGACGCTCGACCGGCTCGTCGATCGCGCCCGGTCGTCGATCACGGGAACGGGCGAGCAGATCGACGAAGCGGTCTTCGCGCGCCTCGCGGCACGGCTCGCCTACGTGCACGGCGACTTCTCCGACGAGTCCACCTACGCTCGCGTCGCCGGCGCCCTCGGCAGCGCGACCACGCCGGTCTTCTACCTCGAGACCCCGCCGAGCCTCTTCGCGAAGGTCGTCTCGGGCCTCTCCGTCGCCGGCCTCACCGCGAACGCCCGGATCGTGATCGAGAAGCCGTTCGGCCACGACCTCGAGTCAGCGCGCGCGCTCGCCGATGAGCTGCACCGGTACGTCGACGAGTCGCAGATCTTCCGGATCGACCACTACCTCGGGAAGATGGGCCTCGAGGAGATCCTCTACCTGCGGTTCGCGAACACGATGCTCGAGCCGGTGTGGAACCGCAACTACGTCGAGTCCGTGCAGATCACGATGGCGGAGGACTTCGGCGTCTCGGATCGGGGTCACTTCTACGACCCGGTCGGCGCACTGCGCGATGTCGTCGTGAACCACCTGATGCAGGTGTTCTCCGCCGTCGCGATGGAGGCGCCCTCCCACGGCGACATCGAGACGATCACGGACATGCAGACGGCGCTGTTCCGGTCGACCGTCGACGCGGATCCGAGCCGGTACGTCCGCGGTCAGTTCGACGGGTACCGCGACATCGACGGTGTCGCCGCCGATTCCACCACCGAGACCTTCTGCGCGCTCAGGCTCGAGGTCGAGAACTGGCGCTGGTCGGGCGTGCCGTTCTTCATCCGCACCGGGAAGCTTCTGCCGACCACCCAGACGGAGGCTCGGCTCGTCTTCAAGCCGTCACCGAAGCTCGGCTTCGACCAGCTCGGCGAGCGCAGCGAGCCCGATCAACTCGTGATCCGGCTCGATCCGACGACCGGCGTTCGCATCAGGATCAACGCCCATCGCGCGGATGCACCGAAGCCCGGCGCGGTATCGCTCGACATGCTCTTCGCCGACGAGGGCGGCGAAGGGCCGACCCCGTACGAGGTGCTGCTGCACGCCGCGATGGAAGGCCGCCGGACCCGCTTCGCCCGCCAGGACTCCGTCGAGGCAGCCTGGCGGGTGATGCAGCCACTCCTCGACCACCCGTCGCCCATCCAGCCGTATGCGCCGGGGACGTGGGGGCCGGCAGCGGCCGACGATCTCGTCGCCGATGTGGGCGGATGGCGCGGGCCCTGGACCTGAGCGCCGGTCACCTTCCTTCCGGAGCCGCGTACGCGACGTGGACCCGGTCGATACGCCCATCGAACGCGAACGGCATGCGGTCGGCGTAGTGCCGTGAGACCGCACCGCCGTACGCGCGCCCGATGTCGAGGCAGTCGTTCGCCGAGAACAGCAGCGGAGCACTGACCGGCACGATCCCCGAGGCGGCCTCTGCGCCGTCGACCCGGAGCGTGACCCGGAGGGGGCCGCCGGGCCGCGGCTCGACGAAGTCGGTCTGCACCTCGATCGTGACGTCGCCGACCGGGACCGCCGATGCCGACGCGATGACCGTGCGCTGGATCAGGAACAGGTTGTACTCGTAGGTGAGCACCCCGTCGGCGAAGAAGCACGTCAACCCGCCGCCGGCCCCGCCGAGCTTGTAGAGCACGCCGTTCGCCCGGTCGCCGAGGTGCACCTGCATGGTCACCGTGTTCGGCCGGTTGCCGAGCGCCGGAGCGCAGAACTCCGGCACGCGCACGGTGTCGCCGCTGAGTTCCCACTCCGTGTACGGCGGACTGATCCGGTCCTCGGGGTGCAGCGCGGGCACCCAGAGTCCGCCGCCGATCGGGAGCGCGTCGTTGCGCGCCGCCTCGATCGCGAACAACTCCTTCAGCTCGGCGAGCTTCTCGGGATGCTCCGCGGCGAGGTCTCGCGCCTGGCTCCAGTCGTGGTCGAGGTCGTAGAGCTCCCAGGGGTCTTGGTCGGGGGTCCACGTCGCGATGCCCGGAGGTGCGCCGGGCACCCATGGCAGGCGCGGGCCGAGCGCCGAGGCCATCCATCCGTCGGAGTAGACGGCCCGGCTGCCCATGATCTCGAAGTACTGCGTGCGGCGGCGACCCGCGGCATCCGCATCGTCGATCGAGTACGCGAGGCTGATTCCGTCGATCGGGTCCTGCGGGATGCCGTTGACCGAGTCGGGGTGTGAGATGCCGATGATCTCGTAGATCGTGGGTACGACGTCGACGACGTGGTGGAACTGCGTCCTCGGTACGGGATCGGGCTCGATGCGGCCGTTCCACTGCACGAACATCGGGTTGCGCGTGCCGCCGAGGTGCGAGGCGAGCAGCTTCATCCCCTGGTACGGCGACGAGCCCGCCCAGGCCCAGGCCGCGTGGTACTGGTTGTCGGTGGCGGGCGTGCCGAGGGCGTCCAGTCCGCCCAGCTCCTCGAGCGCGGCGATGTGCTGGTCGACCGTCGACGGGATCATGTTCTGGGCGAGCAGCTCGCTGATCGTGCCGTTCTGGCCCTCGCCCGACGAGCCGTTGTCGCCCCAGATGTAGATGATGATCGTGTCGTCGCCGTAGCCGAGGCGCTCGAGTTCGTCGATGAGCCGGCCCGCCTGCACATCGGCGTGCTCGCCGAAGCCCGCCGCGACCTCCATCAGTCGGCGTTGGAACGGCTTCTGGTGCTCGGGGATGTCGTCCCACGCCGCGAGGCTCTCGGGCCGCGGGGTCAGCTCCGCATCGTCGGGGATCCAGCCCGTCGCTTTGGCCCCGGCGTGGGCGCGTTCACGGTATGCGTCCCAGCCGTCGTCGAAGGTCCCGGCGTACTTGTCGGCCCACTCCTTCATGATGTGGTGCGGGCCGTGCAGCGCCCCGGTCGCCCAGTACATGAAGAACGGCTGGTCGGGCTTGAGGGCCTTGTGGTTGCGCAGCCAGGCCATCGCGTCGTCGGCGATGTCCTCGCTGAGGTGATACCCCTCCTCGGGCGTCTTCGGCGGCAGCACCGACGTGGTGTTGCGCACGAGGTTGGGCTCGTACTGGGATGCCTCGCCGGCGAGGAACCCGTAGAAGTACTCGAACCCGTAGCCGGTCGGCCAGCGATCGAACGGTCCGGCGACGGTGGTCTCCTCGGCGGGCGTGTTGTGCCACTTGCCCCACGCGCCGGTGGCGTAGCCGTACTGCCGCAGCACCTCCGCCATGGTCGCGCTGCTCTTCGGGATGTGCCCGGAGTAGCCGTCCCAGTCGTTCGCGAGCTCCGCGATCTGGCCGTTCCCGACCCGGTGGTGGTTGCGACCGGTGAGGAGCGACGCCCGGGTGGGCGAGCACATGGCCGTCGTGTGGAACCGGTTGTAGCCGACACCGTTCGCCCGCACCCGATCGAGCGTCGGCGTGCGGACGTCGCCGCCCAGGGTGCTCGGCAGAGCCGGGCCCGCGTCGTCGATGAGGATGATGAGGACGTTCGGCGCGTCCGCCGGCAGGTGCGGCTCGGGCGGACTGGGGCTGTACGTGGATTCCTGCATCGTGCGGCCGGCGATGCTGCCCGATGCCGGCGGCGCGAACGGCAGCGTACGCTCCGGCGGAAGGGGCGGCCCGATCACGGGATCGCGGGTCTCGTCGGCCATGGTGAAGTCCCCCTCGTACTGCCTTGGCACGAGGAGTCCGGATCCATCCACGATGAACCGGAGACGGAGTTCCGAATCGCCTCGCTCGGTGGGCAGCCTAGGGGCGTGAACGGTGGACCATGAGGCTTTGGTCCCGCTCGCGTCGGTCGCAGCGTGCGGGCACGAGATCTGCGAACACACGAGGGTGCGGCGATTCGAGAGCGGAGACGGCGGGATTTGAACCCGCGGTCCCCTTACGGGGACTCCACCTTAGCAGGGTGGTGCACTCGACCGGACTATGCGACGTCTCCTCGTGAACGCCCGAAGGCGAACGCGACTGCCATCATAACCGGCATCCGTTCGAAAGACGATTCGAGCGGACCTCGGCGGTTTCAGGAGAACGGAGGCTGCTCAGGCTCGGATGCCGGATCGCGTCCTGAACAGCGTGCGTGTTCCTGAAACGGCGCCGCGATCGAGCGCCGAGGCGCCGGCGATCGGATGGCGCGGCGCCCGCGTGCCCGTGAAGCGGATGGCGCGGCGACGCGTGCCCGACCGGCGGATGGCGCGGCCAGCGCCTACTGGTCGGCGAGCGTGCGGCCCGCCGAGCAGCGGGTCTCGGCCGCGGTCTGGCCCGTGACGTCGCTCGGCAGTGCCTGCTCGGTCGGCGCAGGTGCCTCGGTCGCGGGCGTCTCGACGGGCACGTCGGCGGGCTCGTCGACGGGCTCCTCGGAGGGGGTCGGCTCTGCGGTCGCGGCGTTCGGATCGGCGACCGACGCGAAGCTGTTCTCGTCGAGCGCGGTGGGGTCGAGGGCCATCGGCAGGTCCTGCTGGAGCGCCAGGTTGACGGCCTCGGCCGAATCGGTCGGCACGACGGCGGCCCAGTCGTCGACCTCGGAGGTGGGGTACTGCACGAACGCGATCTTCGAGAGGTCGATGTCCTTCGCGGCCTTGGCGATCGAGACCATCTTGGCAGGGTCGGTGAGCGTCGATGAGAGCTGCATGTTGTCGAGCGCGGCCTTGGCGATCGAGTACAGCTTCACCGGGTCGGTGAGCGTGCCCTCGGACTGCAGCTCGCGCGCGAGCGCCGACATGAAGACCTGCTGGTTCGAGATCCGGCCGAGGTCGGACCCGTCGCCCACGCCGTAGCGCGTGCGGAGGAACTGCAGCGCCTGGAGGCCCTTGAGCTCGTGCGTGCCGGCCTCGAGGTAGAGGTCGGTGTGCTCGTCCTCGATCGGCTCGGCCACGCAGACCGACACGCCGCCGACCGCCTCGGAGATCGCCGCGGCGCCCATGAACTGGACGATGCCGGCGAACGGGATGCTGACGCCCGTCAGTTCCTCGACCGTCTTCACCACGCACGGCATGCCGCCGTATGCGAGCACCGAGTTGATCTTGACGTCGTACTGCTCCCAGAGTTCCTCGCCCGAACCGGGGTCGGTGCAGCCGGCGGGCACGTCGACGAGCATGTCGCGCGGGAAGCTCACGACCTCGGCGTGCGAGTGGTCCTCCGAGATGTGGAGGAGCAGGTTCACGTCGTTGAGCACGGCGGTCTCTTCATCCGGGTCGCCGAAGCCGTCGCCCTGGCCCGCTCGGCTGTCGCTGCCGATCACGAGCAGGTTCACGCCGCCTTCGATCGCGCCCACGTCGGGCACGCCGTCGAGGACCGACTCGTTGCCGAGCGAGACCGAGGGCTTCGCGGTGGCCGCGAGGTCGAATGCGGCGTACGCGGCGACCGCGGTGCCCGAGGCGAGCACGACCGCGAGCACGGATGCGGCGGCCTTGGCGACGGTGGTCCAGACGCCGTTGCTGCGGAGCCGCCCGTGGCGTGCGATCGCCGGGGAGTCGTCGGATCGGGGAGTCGGCTGGGGCGCTCGGCTCACTCGGTCGGCTCCTCTCTCGTCATCTCTCGGGCCGTGCGGAGGGCGTGGGATTCGAACCCACGAGGCATTGCTGCCCACTGGTTTTCAAGACCAGCTCCATCGGCCGCTCGGACAGCCCTCCTCGCCCGGCACGCGAGCGGTCCGCGGGTTCCGCGGCGCGCCGACGGGCTGGGCAGGCCCGATTCTAACCGAATCACAGCCCAGCCAGACTGGCACGCTCCGCCTGAGAAGCGCCTGAACCGGATGACGCGACCCGCGTCCCACGGCCGATCAGCCGGAGTTCGCCGCGGCGCACCGGACCTCGCCCGCCGTCTGCCCGGTGACGTCGCCCGGCAGCGCCTCGGCCGCCGGAGTGGGCGCGGTCGTGGGCGTGGGCAGTGGCGTCGCGCCGGCCGAGGGCGGCGTCGAGGGCGTCGGACTCGGGGTCGCGGTCGGCACCCCGGCCTCGACCGTGCCGAAGGACGCGCTGCCCGTGGCGGTGGGGTTGAACGCCACGGCGACGTCCCGCTGCAGCGCCGACGCCACGACCTGCGCGGACTCCGCGGGCTCGACGGCGCTGAAGTCCCACGTGTACGCCGTGGGGTACTGGATGAACGCGATCTTGTCGAGGTCGATGTCCTGCATCGCCCTCGCGACCGAGACCAGCCGGCCCGCATCCCGCAGGCCCTGCGAGAGCGTCATGTTGGCCAGCACCGCCTTGGCGATCGAGTACAGCTTGATCGGGTTGGCGAGGGTGCCGGTCGACTGGAGCGTGCGGGCGAGGGATGCGAGGAACGTCTGCTGGATCGAGATGCGCCCGAGGTCGCTGCCGTCGCCGACGGCGTGACGCGTGCGCAGGAACGCGAGCGCCTGGTACCCCGTGATCGAGTGCGTGCCGGCCGCGAGGTCGAGACCCGAGTACGGGTCGCTCACCGGGTCGACGAGGCAGACCGGGACGCCGCCGACCGCCTCGGCCAGCGCCGCGACGCCGTCGAACTCGACGATCCCGCCGACCGGGATCGTGATGCCGAGCATCCGCTCGAGCGTCGAGGCGATGCACGCGAACCCGCCGTCCTTCAGGATCGTGTTGAGCTTCACGTCGTACCGTTCGCCGTAGCCCTCCGCCGACCCGTCGACGCTCGGGCAGGCGGGCACGTCGACGAGCATGTCCCGCGGGAAGCTGACCACCTCGACGTGCGAGTGGTCCTCTGAGATGTGCAGGAGCATCGTGACGTCGTTGAGCGTCGCCGAATCGATCTCGGGATCGCCGAAGGCGCCGCTCGCCGGACGCTTGTCGCTTCCGACGAGCAGGAAGTTGAGCCCGCCCTCCATCGCCCCGATGTCGGGGACGTTCTCGAGGACCTCCTCGCTCTCGAGCTGCACGGGCGGCTTGATCTCCCGCACGACGTCGATCACCGCGAACCCGCCGATGGCCGCACCGCTGAGCGCGAGCACGGCGATGACGGCGCCCACGCCCTTCCCGACCGTGCGGCCGGTGCCGTGGCGCACGAGACGGCCGTGACGAGCCGGCGGCAGGGATGCCTCGGTGAGCACGGGCGCGGCGGTCGATCCGGTCGACGGCGCCGGCGGCACCAGCATCAGCGGCTCGGGAAGCGGACCTTCCGTCGTGTCGCCCTGCTCGACCGCATCCGCGAATGCATGGTCGTGCGACGCGCCGTGGTCCTCCGGCGCGTCTTCGTCCGGTTCCGATCCCGATCCGATCACGCCCTCCCCCGTGCGCGATCCTACTCGCGAAGCTCCCGATCAGATGGGAGGAACGTCCCGCGACGCGGGCGTGGCTCAGGGCAGCGAGTCGAGCACGGGCGCGAGGCCCGCCTCGTCGATGGTGCCGGTGCGCTCGGCGGCCGCCCCGACGACCTCGGCGGGCGCCTGCCCCATCGCGACGGCACGCCCGGCGGCGCGTGCCCAGTGGAACATCTCGATGTCGTTCCGCCCGTCGCCCACGGCGATCACGCGCTGGAGCGGGAGGCCCATCCAGCCGCGGACGCGCTCGAGCGCGGTCGCCTTGTTGACCCCGTCGGGCGCGATGTCGAGCCACGCCGTCCACCCGATCGCGTAGCTCACGTGGTTCAGCCCCATCTGCTCGACGACGCGGAAGAACTCGTCGAGCTCGTGGTCGACCGAGGTCGCGACGATCCGTATGGCGCGCTGCCCGAGCAGCTCGTCGAACTCGACCTGGCGGGCGCGCTCGAGGTTCCAGTCGGTCATGCCCTCGGTGTAGAGCCGGAAGCCGTCCTCGAGCTCGAGGAGGAAACGGCCGCCCGGAAGCTCCTCGCGGATCTGCTGGAGCACGGGCGAAGCGTCGAACGTCTCGACGTGCTCGCGAACCCACCCGTCGGGCGCCGTGGGATCGCGGCGCATGGTCATCGCGCCGTTCGCGCACACGACGTAGTCGGGCTCGAGTTCGAGGTGCTCGAGCACCGGCCGGGTCGTCGCCCACGAGCGCCCGGTCGCGAGCGTCACGAGGTGGCCTCGGGCGACGGCGGATGCCACGGCGTCGGCCACGCGCGGGTCGATCGACTCGTCCTCGTGCATGACCGTCCCGTCGACGTCGAGCGCGACGAACCAGCGGTCGGACTCGGACACGCGGGCGGGACGCGACCCTCCGCCCGTGGCGGCGTCGGCGCCGGCTCGATCGTCGCCCCGCGGCATCCGCTCGCTCATCGCTCGACCGGGCGGAGCACCTCGAGGCCGCCCAGGTAGCCGCGGAGGGCCTCGGGCACGACGACCGAACCGTCCTCCTGCTGGTGCGTCTCGAGGATGGCGACGATCCAGCGCGTGGTCGCGAGCGTGCCGTTCAACGTCGCGACGGGCGCCGTCTTCCCGCTCTCGGTGCGGTAGCGGATGTCGAGGCGGCGCGCCTGGAACGTCGTGCAGTTCGAGGTCGACGTGAGCTCGCGGTACGCCTGCTGCGTGGGGACCCACGCCTCGACGTCGTACTTGCGGGCCGCACTCGAGCCGAGATCGCCCGCGGCGACGTCGATCACGCGGTAGGTGAGGCCGAGCGCCTGCAGCATCTCCTCCTGCCAGGCGAGCAGCCGCTCGTGCTCGACCTCGGCGTCGGCGGGATCGACGTACGAGAACATCTCGAGCTTGTCGAACTGGTGCACTCGGATGATGCCGCGCGTGTCCTTGCCGTGGCTGCCGGCCTCGCGGCGGTAGCAGGTCGACCAGCCCGCGTAGCGGATGGGGCCGTCGGAGAGGTCGAGGATCTCGTCGGAGTGGTACCCGGCGAGTGCGACCTCGCTCGTGCCCACGAGGTACAGGTCGTCGGCGGGCAGGTGGTAGACCTCCTCGGCATGCGCGCCGAGGAACCCGGTGCCCTGCATGATCTCGGGCCGCACGAGCGTGGGGGTGATCAGCGGCGTGAAGCCGTTGCCGATGGCCTTGTCGAGGGCCATGTTCATGAGCGCGAGCTCGAGCCGGGCGCCCACGCCCTTGAGGAAGTGGAACCGCGCGCCCGACACCTTGGCGCCGCGTGCCATGTCGATCGCGTCGAGCAGCTCGCCGATCTCGAGGTGGTCGCGCGGCTCGAAGCCGAACGCGGGGATCTCGCCCACCTCGCGCAGCACGTCGAAGTCGTCCTCGCCACCGGCGGGCACGCCGTCGATGACCACGTTGCCGAGTCGCTGCACCGCGGCCGTGAACGCCTCCTCGGCGGCCGTGACATCCGCGTTGGCCTGCTTGACCTTCGCCGCGAGCTCCTGCGCCTGCGCGACCAGGGCGGCCTTCTCGTCCTTCGCAGCCTTGGCGACCTGCTTGCCGAACGCGTTCTGCTCGGCGCGCAGCGTCTCGAACGATGAGATGGCGGCGCGACGCGCGGCATCGGCGGCGACCGCGTCGTCGACGAGTGCGGCGGACTCCCCGCGCACCTCCTGCGAGCGCTTCACCATGTCGGGGTTCTCGCGGAGCAGTACGGGGTCGATCATTCGAGCAAGTCTAGGGTGTGCGCTCCATGCCCGACCGAGCCCGGACGCGCAACCCACCTGCCTTCGAGGGTGCATGCCCTAGATTCGACGCATGAACGCGGGCAGCGAGGAGCGGACGGATGGCGACGGCGGGCGCAGGCGCGCCGCGGTCATCTTCAATCCGGTGAAGCAGGGCGTCGACGAGCTTCGCGCGGCGGTGTCCGAGGCCGAGTCCGAGCACGGCTTCGGGCCGAGCCTCTGGATCGAGACCACCGAGGAGGACCCCGGCACCGGCCAGGCCCGCACCGCGGTCGAGGAGAAGGTCGACCTCCTCATCTCGGCGGGCGGTGACGGCACAGTGCGGGCGGTCGCCGAGGGCCTCGAGGGCGCCGGGATCCCGGTCGGGCTGATCCCGCTCGGCACGGGCAACCTCTTCGCGCGCAATCTCGACATCCCGGTCAGCGACATCCCGGGCGCGGTGGCGCTCGCCTTCTCGGGCATCGACCGCAAGGTCGACGTGCTGCGCGCGCGTGTGCGGCGTCCCGACGGCGAGACCGAGACCGAGGTGTCGCTCGTGATGAGCGGCATCGGCTTCGACGCGGCCATGATCGCGAACACCGACCCCGACCTGAAGAAGCGGGTCGGATGGCTCGCCTACGTCGATGCCGGCATCCGGGCGATCCCGAACTCGGCGCCGTTCCGGGTCGCGCATCGCATGGATGACGGCCGCACGCACCGGTCGCGCGTGGCGAGCGTGCTCGTCGCGAACCTCGGATACCTGCCGGGCAACCTCGAGCTCATCCCCGACGCCGCCATCGACGACGGCCAGCTCGACGTCGTGCGGCTTCAGCCGAGGAACTTCTGGGGATGGCTCATGGTCTGGCGCAAGATCGCGTGGGAGAACCGCGTGCTGCGCAAGACCGCGCTCGGCCGGCAGCTCATCGACCTCACCGGCGGCAACAAGCGGCGCGAGGTCGTCTACTCGAGCGGCAAGTCGATCGACGTGGTCATCGACGGCGAGCCCCAGGAGTTCGAGATCGACGGTGAGGAGATGGGCGTGATCACCGCCGCACGATTCGTGGTCGACCCGAAGGCGCTCACGGTGCGGGTCTCGGAGCCGCCCGAGGACAAGCCCGCCGACAAGCCCGCTACGGGCGATCCGAAGGAGGTCGTCGAGGAGTAGCGTCCGCCGCGCCGGCCGCGGCGGGCGCGGCGGCCCGGGCGCGCCGCAGCGCCGCCGCGCGAGCCCCGATCACGAGCGGCAGGCCGACCAGTGCTCCGACGAATGCGGCGGTGGCGGCCGGGCTCACCAGGTACGTCATGAAGAACGCGACGTCGGCCGCGCGCTGCTCCTCGCTCGTCGGGACCGCGCCCTGGAACGCGGACGAGGCCTCCACGAATCCCGTCGTCAGGCGCCAGAGCACGAGTGCGGCCGCGATGGCGACGACCGCCAGCGCGATCACGGATCGATCGAGCACGGCCCGGCTCATGAGGCGCCGCCGGCCCTCTCGGCGATCGGCGCGCAAATCCTGCGAGCACGCCGCAGTCCGTCGACGACCAGCAGCGCGACCATCCCGAGCAGTCCGGTCGAGAGCAGGCTCGGGGCGACGAACTGGGCGAGCGTCCGGATCATCAGCTCGACCTCGCCACCGGCCGGGATCCCGAACGGGTCCTCGACCGCGATGAGCGACCAGATGAGCCCCGCACCGACCAGCGTGGCCGCGATCGCGATCGCCCACGAGACGCCGAGGGCGATCCGGATGATCCGAGCGGCATCGCGGCGGCCCTCCACGTCGGCAGGCGACGGTGACGGCGTGATGGACGGGACCGGCTCCGACGCGTCCACCGCGAGGGGCTCGGGCTCGGCCTCCGGTCCGGGGTGAGGATCGTTCCAGGGCGCGGGCGCCGCGACGGGCCCCGACGCGGCGAGATCGGGCACCGGGCTCGCCATGACCGGATCGGTCGGCGGATCGGCGCGATCGGCGAGCGCGGCGGGATCCTCGGGCGCAGCGGGATCGTCCGGCTCCGGGTCATCCGACTCGCCGGGCGCCCAGCCGCGCTGGTAGCGCGCGTCGTACCGCGGATCGAACTCCGGCCCCCTCGCCGCCCCCGCCATGGCTCAGTCCTCCTCGGGTTCTCCGCTCAGGATGCCGCGCAGCCAGTCGCGCGACTCGATGAAGATGTCGTCCTCGTACTTCGAGTGGTACTGCGCCTCGCGACGGTCGGCGCGCGCGTACGACCCCAGGAAGATCACCTTCGGGCTGAACCGGCGGAGGCCGAGCAGCGCGTCGGCGACGCGCTCGTCCTCGACGTGCCCCTCGAGGTCGACCACGAAGCGGTAGCGACCCATCTCGTCGCCGATCGGCCGGGACTGCAGCAGCGACAGGTTCACGCCGCGCGTCGAGAACTGCTCGAGCATCGCGAGCAGCGATCCGGGCTCGTCGTCGGACAGCTCGACGATGAGGCTCGTCTTGTCGGCGCCCGTGCGGCGCGCGATGCGGCGCGAGCGGCTCACGAGCACGAACCGGGTCATCGCGTTGGGGTTGTCGCCGATGCCGTCGGCGAGCACGTCGACGTCGAGGTGGTCGACGATGCCGGGCGGGGCGACCGCCGCGTCGGCCAGGCCGTTCTCGAAGAGGGATGCCGCGGCCTGCACGTTGCTCGTCGCGGGCAGGTGCGCGTGGTCGGGCAGCGTGCGCTCGAGCCATCCGCGCGACTGCGCGTACGCCACCGGGTGCGCATTCACGACCCGCACCTCGTCGAGCCGCGTGCCGGGCCGCGCGACGAGCACGAAGTTCACGGGCACGAGGTACTCGCCCACGATGCGCAGGCCCGGCACGGTCGCGAGTGCG is a window encoding:
- the serS gene encoding serine--tRNA ligase, whose translation is MIDPVLLRENPDMVKRSQEVRGESAALVDDAVAADAARRAAISSFETLRAEQNAFGKQVAKAAKDEKAALVAQAQELAAKVKQANADVTAAEEAFTAAVQRLGNVVIDGVPAGGEDDFDVLREVGEIPAFGFEPRDHLEIGELLDAIDMARGAKVSGARFHFLKGVGARLELALMNMALDKAIGNGFTPLITPTLVRPEIMQGTGFLGAHAEEVYHLPADDLYLVGTSEVALAGYHSDEILDLSDGPIRYAGWSTCYRREAGSHGKDTRGIIRVHQFDKLEMFSYVDPADAEVEHERLLAWQEEMLQALGLTYRVIDVAAGDLGSSAARKYDVEAWVPTQQAYRELTSTSNCTTFQARRLDIRYRTESGKTAPVATLNGTLATTRWIVAILETHQQEDGSVVVPEALRGYLGGLEVLRPVER
- a CDS encoding LCP family protein, whose amino-acid sequence is MIGSGSEPDEDAPEDHGASHDHAFADAVEQGDTTEGPLPEPLMLVPPAPSTGSTAAPVLTEASLPPARHGRLVRHGTGRTVGKGVGAVIAVLALSGAAIGGFAVIDVVREIKPPVQLESEEVLENVPDIGAMEGGLNFLLVGSDKRPASGAFGDPEIDSATLNDVTMLLHISEDHSHVEVVSFPRDMLVDVPACPSVDGSAEGYGERYDVKLNTILKDGGFACIASTLERMLGITIPVGGIVEFDGVAALAEAVGGVPVCLVDPVSDPYSGLDLAAGTHSITGYQALAFLRTRHAVGDGSDLGRISIQQTFLASLARTLQSTGTLANPIKLYSIAKAVLANMTLSQGLRDAGRLVSVARAMQDIDLDKIAFIQYPTAYTWDFSAVEPAESAQVVASALQRDVAVAFNPTATGSASFGTVEAGVPTATPSPTPSTPPSAGATPLPTPTTAPTPAAEALPGDVTGQTAGEVRCAAANSG
- a CDS encoding diacylglycerol/lipid kinase family protein encodes the protein MNAGSEERTDGDGGRRRAAVIFNPVKQGVDELRAAVSEAESEHGFGPSLWIETTEEDPGTGQARTAVEEKVDLLISAGGDGTVRAVAEGLEGAGIPVGLIPLGTGNLFARNLDIPVSDIPGAVALAFSGIDRKVDVLRARVRRPDGETETEVSLVMSGIGFDAAMIANTDPDLKKRVGWLAYVDAGIRAIPNSAPFRVAHRMDDGRTHRSRVASVLVANLGYLPGNLELIPDAAIDDGQLDVVRLQPRNFWGWLMVWRKIAWENRVLRKTALGRQLIDLTGGNKRREVVYSSGKSIDVVIDGEPQEFEIDGEEMGVITAARFVVDPKALTVRVSEPPEDKPADKPATGDPKEVVEE
- a CDS encoding HAD family hydrolase, encoding MPRGDDRAGADAATGGGSRPARVSESDRWFVALDVDGTVMHEDESIDPRVADAVASAVARGHLVTLATGRSWATTRPVLEHLELEPDYVVCANGAMTMRRDPTAPDGWVREHVETFDASPVLQQIREELPGGRFLLELEDGFRLYTEGMTDWNLERARQVEFDELLGQRAIRIVATSVDHELDEFFRVVEQMGLNHVSYAIGWTAWLDIAPDGVNKATALERVRGWMGLPLQRVIAVGDGRNDIEMFHWARAAGRAVAMGQAPAEVVGAAAERTGTIDEAGLAPVLDSLP
- the pheA gene encoding prephenate dehydratase; the encoded protein is MTDAAAPRPDETYSYLGPAGTFTEAALKQVPEASGKHWRSVNNVGEALADVVEGRSVAAMIAIENSVDGGVTATQDALATVPGLRIVGEYLVPVNFVLVARPGTRLDEVRVVNAHPVAYAQSRGWLERTLPDHAHLPATSNVQAAASLFENGLADAAVAPPGIVDHLDVDVLADGIGDNPNAMTRFVLVSRSRRIARRTGADKTSLIVELSDDEPGSLLAMLEQFSTRGVNLSLLQSRPIGDEMGRYRFVVDLEGHVEDERVADALLGLRRFSPKVIFLGSYARADRREAQYHSKYEDDIFIESRDWLRGILSGEPEED